Proteins encoded together in one Pseudomonas sp. TCU-HL1 window:
- the hisS gene encoding histidine--tRNA ligase encodes MSKTLQAIRGMNDILPEQTPAWRYLENTVADLLDVYGYKEIRLPILEFTELFARGIGEGTDVVDKEMYTFLDRNEESLTMRPEGTAGCVRAVLEHGLTGGGQVQKLWYAGPMFRYEKPQKGRYRQFHQMGVEVFNLPGPDIDAELIVLTWRLWKKLGLADAVTLQLNSLGSSEARARYRDALVAYLQERYDLLDEDSQRRLTTNPLRILDSKNGGTQALLVDAPTLHDYLDEESLAHFEGLKARLDAVGIRYEINQKLVRGLDYYSRTVFEWVTDKLGSQGTVCAGGRYDGLVTQFGGKPTPGVGYAMGVERLVLLLETLGLVPEELNSPADVYLCAFGEPAELAALELAERLRDALPGVRLLVNAGAGSFKSQFKKADKSGARYALILGDDELAKRVVGCKPLRDESEQQSIAWDALAEHLAACLKQA; translated from the coding sequence GTGAGCAAGACCCTGCAAGCCATTCGTGGCATGAACGACATCCTGCCGGAGCAGACGCCCGCCTGGCGTTACCTGGAAAATACCGTAGCCGATCTGCTGGATGTCTACGGTTACAAGGAAATCCGCCTGCCGATCCTCGAGTTCACCGAGCTGTTCGCCCGCGGTATCGGCGAAGGCACCGATGTGGTCGACAAGGAGATGTACACCTTCCTCGATCGCAACGAAGAATCGCTGACCATGCGCCCGGAAGGCACCGCGGGTTGCGTACGCGCCGTGCTCGAGCATGGCCTGACCGGCGGTGGCCAGGTCCAGAAACTCTGGTACGCCGGCCCCATGTTCCGCTACGAGAAGCCGCAGAAGGGCCGCTATCGCCAGTTCCACCAGATGGGTGTGGAAGTGTTCAACCTGCCTGGCCCGGACATCGACGCCGAACTGATCGTGCTGACCTGGCGCCTGTGGAAAAAGCTCGGCCTGGCCGACGCCGTGACCCTGCAACTGAACAGCCTGGGTTCGAGCGAAGCTCGCGCCCGTTACCGTGATGCCCTGGTGGCCTACCTGCAGGAGCGCTACGACCTGCTGGACGAAGACAGCCAGCGCCGTCTGACCACCAACCCGCTGCGCATCCTCGACAGCAAGAATGGCGGCACTCAGGCCCTGCTGGTGGACGCACCGACCCTTCACGATTACCTCGACGAAGAGTCCCTGGCCCACTTCGAGGGGCTCAAGGCGCGCCTGGATGCCGTGGGCATTCGCTACGAAATCAACCAGAAGCTGGTGCGTGGCCTGGACTATTACAGCCGCACCGTCTTCGAGTGGGTGACCGACAAGCTGGGTTCCCAGGGCACAGTTTGTGCCGGCGGCCGTTATGACGGCCTGGTCACCCAGTTCGGCGGCAAGCCGACCCCGGGCGTCGGCTACGCGATGGGCGTCGAGCGTCTGGTACTGCTGTTGGAAACGCTTGGCCTGGTGCCGGAAGAGCTGAACAGCCCTGCTGATGTTTACCTCTGCGCCTTCGGCGAGCCCGCTGAGCTGGCCGCCCTGGAGCTGGCCGAGCGACTGCGCGATGCCCTGCCGGGCGTTCGCCTGCTGGTCAACGCCGGTGCTGGCAGCTTCAAGAGCCAGTTCAAGAAAGCCGACAAGAGTGGTGCCCGTTATGCACTGATCCTGGGGGACGACGAACTGGCCAAGCGCGTGGTAGGTTGCAAGCCGCTTCGCGACGAGAGCGAACAACAAAGCATTGCCTGGGATGCTCTGGCCGAGCATCTCGCTGCCTGCCTGAAGCAGGCTTGA
- a CDS encoding YfgM family protein translates to MQTEEEQIAQFRDWWQRNGKPMLTGGALALAVVFGWQAWQKYETNQAQGASIVYQQLLETALNPSGTPDSAKVAELAGKLKSDFSGTHYAQYGSLFVAKVAVESGKLDDAVAELKSVLDKPADATLGELARQRLARVLAAQGKAEDALKLLDGDADKAFLASREELKGDLLVQLGRTDDAHSAYQKAKDALPEDAAVGGLQMKLDDLAKGDA, encoded by the coding sequence ATGCAGACTGAAGAAGAACAGATTGCGCAGTTCAGGGACTGGTGGCAGCGCAACGGCAAACCCATGCTCACTGGCGGCGCGCTGGCGCTGGCAGTGGTCTTTGGTTGGCAGGCCTGGCAGAAGTACGAAACCAATCAGGCCCAGGGCGCTTCGATCGTTTACCAGCAACTGCTGGAAACTGCTCTGAATCCGAGCGGTACCCCGGATTCGGCCAAGGTGGCCGAGCTCGCGGGCAAGCTGAAGAGCGATTTCAGCGGCACCCACTACGCCCAGTACGGCAGCCTGTTCGTGGCCAAGGTCGCGGTCGAGTCCGGCAAGCTGGACGATGCTGTCGCCGAACTGAAGTCCGTGCTCGACAAGCCCGCCGACGCCACCTTGGGTGAACTGGCTCGCCAGCGCCTGGCGCGCGTGCTCGCTGCGCAGGGCAAGGCCGAGGATGCCCTCAAGCTGCTGGACGGTGATGCCGACAAGGCTTTCCTCGCCAGCCGCGAAGAACTCAAGGGCGACCTGCTGGTTCAGTTGGGTCGCACCGACGACGCGCACTCCGCCTACCAGAAGGCCAAGGACGCGCTACCGGAAGACGCCGCTGTGGGCGGTCTGCAGATGAAGCTCGACGACCTGGCAAAAGGGGACGCTTGA
- the bamB gene encoding outer membrane protein assembly factor BamB, with amino-acid sequence MMRWKNAAVLALAVLAVGCSSNSKKELPPADLPDITEEVKLDKGWSRSVGDGQGETYNLLVPAVDGDTIYAADVNGEVMAINRFNGDVIWKQDLELPVSGAVSVGYGLVMLGTLKGEVVALDATNGEEKWRARVNGEVLAPPANNGDVVVVQTQNDTLFGFDAATGNQRWIYENTPAVLTLRGTGAPIVTNNLAVAGLSTGKVLALDIQRGIPIWEQRVAIPQGRSELDRVVDIDGGLLLSGGTLYSVTYQGRVAALDLESGRVLWQREASSYVGVAQGFGNVYVSLANGTVEGVDERSASALWSNDALARRQLSAPEVFSSYVAVGDFEGYLHLLSQVDGHFVGRVKVDGDGLRARPLVVGDWMYAFGNGGKLVGLTIR; translated from the coding sequence GTGATGCGCTGGAAGAATGCCGCAGTGCTGGCCCTGGCCGTCCTGGCCGTGGGCTGCAGCAGCAACAGCAAGAAGGAACTGCCGCCGGCAGACCTGCCCGACATCACTGAAGAAGTGAAGCTGGACAAGGGGTGGAGCCGCTCCGTTGGCGATGGCCAGGGCGAGACCTACAACCTGCTGGTGCCCGCCGTCGATGGCGACACCATCTATGCTGCCGACGTCAATGGCGAAGTCATGGCGATCAATCGCTTCAATGGCGACGTGATCTGGAAGCAGGATCTCGAACTGCCGGTTTCCGGCGCCGTGAGCGTTGGTTACGGCCTGGTCATGCTCGGCACCCTCAAGGGTGAAGTGGTCGCCCTCGACGCCACCAATGGTGAAGAGAAATGGCGCGCCCGCGTCAATGGCGAGGTGCTGGCTCCGCCGGCCAACAACGGTGATGTGGTCGTCGTGCAGACCCAGAACGACACCCTGTTCGGTTTCGACGCCGCCACCGGCAACCAGCGCTGGATCTACGAGAACACCCCGGCCGTGCTGACCCTGCGTGGTACCGGTGCGCCGATCGTGACCAACAACCTGGCCGTTGCCGGTCTTTCCACTGGCAAGGTGCTTGCCCTGGACATCCAGCGTGGCATCCCGATCTGGGAACAGCGCGTAGCCATTCCGCAGGGCCGTTCCGAACTGGATCGCGTGGTCGACATCGACGGTGGCCTGCTGTTGTCCGGCGGTACGCTCTACTCCGTGACCTACCAGGGCCGGGTTGCGGCGCTGGACCTGGAAAGCGGTCGCGTGCTCTGGCAGCGCGAAGCATCCAGCTACGTCGGCGTGGCCCAGGGCTTTGGTAACGTCTACGTGAGCCTGGCCAACGGCACCGTCGAGGGTGTGGACGAGCGTTCGGCGTCTGCCCTGTGGAGCAACGACGCCCTGGCTCGTCGCCAGCTGTCGGCCCCGGAGGTCTTCTCCAGCTATGTGGCTGTGGGTGACTTCGAAGGCTACCTGCACCTGCTGAGCCAGGTGGACGGTCATTTCGTCGGCCGCGTGAAAGTCGACGGCGACGGCCTGCGGGCTCGCCCGCTGGTGGTGGGTGACTGGATGTACGCATTTGGCAACGGCGGCAAGCTGGTCGGCCTGACCATCCGCTAA
- the der gene encoding ribosome biogenesis GTPase Der: MVPVIALVGRPNVGKSTLFNRLTKTRNAIVAEYAGLTRDRQYGEAKWQGRTYIVIDTGGISGDEEGIDAKMAEQSLQAIEEADAVLFMVDSRAGMTASDQMIAEHLRKRNKRSFLVANKVDTVDPDIARAEFSPLGLGDALPIAAAHGRGITQMLQAALGEFPRDDGADEEEGAEAEVVAEGEEAKRIPGPSEKDGIKIAIIGRPNVGKSTLVNRMLGEERVIVYDQAGTTRDSIYIPFERNEEKYTLIDTAGVRRRGKIFEAVEKFSVVKTLQAIQDANVVIFVMDAREGVVEHDLNLLGFVLETGRALVIALNKWDGMEPSERDYVKTELERRLFFVDFADIHFISALHGTGVGHLYKSVQESFRSAITRWPTSRLTQILEDAVQEHQPPLVNGRRIKLRYAHLGGANPPLIVIHGNQVESVPKSYSRYLENTYRRVLKLVGTPIRIEYKGGENPYEGKKNTLTERQVNKKRRLMSHHKKADKKRRDKKR, translated from the coding sequence ATGGTTCCCGTAATTGCCCTGGTGGGGCGGCCCAACGTCGGCAAGTCCACCCTGTTCAACCGCCTGACCAAGACCCGCAATGCGATCGTCGCCGAATACGCAGGTCTCACCCGTGACCGCCAGTACGGCGAGGCGAAGTGGCAGGGGCGCACCTACATCGTCATCGACACCGGTGGTATTTCCGGCGATGAAGAAGGTATCGACGCGAAAATGGCCGAGCAGTCGCTGCAAGCCATCGAAGAAGCCGATGCGGTGCTCTTCATGGTCGATTCCCGCGCCGGTATGACCGCGTCCGACCAGATGATTGCCGAGCACCTGCGCAAGCGGAACAAGCGCAGCTTCCTGGTGGCCAACAAGGTCGACACCGTCGATCCGGACATCGCCCGTGCCGAGTTCAGCCCTCTGGGCCTGGGCGACGCCCTGCCGATCGCCGCCGCCCACGGCCGCGGCATCACCCAGATGCTCCAGGCTGCCCTGGGTGAGTTCCCGCGTGACGATGGCGCCGACGAAGAAGAAGGGGCCGAAGCCGAAGTGGTCGCCGAAGGCGAGGAAGCCAAGCGCATTCCCGGCCCGAGCGAGAAGGATGGCATCAAGATCGCCATCATCGGACGCCCGAACGTTGGCAAGTCCACCCTGGTCAACCGTATGCTCGGCGAAGAGCGGGTGATCGTGTATGACCAGGCGGGTACCACGCGCGACAGCATCTACATTCCCTTCGAGCGCAATGAAGAGAAGTACACCCTGATTGACACCGCCGGCGTGCGCCGTCGCGGCAAGATCTTCGAAGCGGTGGAAAAGTTCTCGGTGGTGAAGACCCTGCAGGCCATCCAGGACGCCAACGTGGTGATCTTCGTGATGGACGCCCGCGAAGGTGTGGTCGAGCACGACCTCAACCTGCTCGGCTTCGTGCTGGAAACCGGCCGTGCGCTGGTCATCGCCCTGAACAAGTGGGACGGCATGGAGCCCAGCGAGCGCGACTATGTGAAGACCGAGCTGGAGCGCCGGCTGTTCTTCGTCGACTTCGCCGATATCCACTTCATCTCCGCGTTGCACGGTACCGGCGTCGGTCACCTGTACAAATCGGTGCAGGAGTCCTTCCGCTCGGCCATCACCCGCTGGCCCACCAGTCGCCTGACACAGATCCTTGAAGACGCGGTGCAGGAGCACCAGCCGCCGCTGGTCAACGGTCGTCGCATCAAGCTGCGCTACGCTCACCTGGGTGGTGCCAACCCGCCGCTTATCGTGATCCACGGCAACCAGGTCGAGTCGGTGCCCAAGTCCTACTCGCGTTATCTGGAGAACACCTACCGACGCGTGCTCAAACTGGTCGGTACGCCAATCCGCATCGAGTACAAGGGGGGCGAGAACCCCTACGAGGGCAAGAAGAACACCTTGACCGAGCGGCAGGTGAACAAGAAGCGCCGCCTCATGTCGCACCACAAGAAGGCCGATAAGAAGCGTCGCGACAAGAAGCGCTGA
- a CDS encoding pyridoxal phosphate-dependent aminotransferase yields MITSKLPNVGTTIFTRMSQLAAEVGAINLSQGFPDFSAPAALCDAVGRHIAAGHNQYAPMTGLPALREQVAAKVATFYGRQVSADSEVTITPGATEAIFCAIQAVVRAGDEVIVLDPCYDSYEPSVELAGGRCVHVPLALPGFSIDWQRMREALSPRTRMIIINSPHNPTGALISRAELDQLAELIRGRDIYLVSDEVYEHLVFGGVSHVSVLAHDELYARAFVVSSFGKTYHVTGWKTGYVVAPPALSAELRKVHQYVNFCGVTPLQWALADFMAAHPEHLAELPAFYQGKRDLFCDLLAGSRFRFTRAAGTYFQLVDYSAIRDDLDDVAMSEWLTREHGVAAIPVSVFYQQPPKDLRLVRFCFAKREETLRQAAEKLCAI; encoded by the coding sequence ATGATCACCAGCAAGCTGCCCAACGTCGGCACCACCATCTTCACCCGCATGTCCCAGCTCGCCGCTGAAGTCGGCGCTATCAACCTGTCCCAGGGTTTTCCGGATTTCTCCGCGCCAGCCGCCCTGTGCGATGCGGTAGGCCGGCACATCGCCGCCGGACACAATCAGTACGCCCCCATGACCGGCTTGCCGGCCCTGCGCGAGCAGGTCGCGGCCAAGGTCGCGACCTTCTATGGTCGCCAGGTCAGCGCCGACAGCGAGGTGACCATCACCCCCGGAGCCACCGAAGCGATCTTCTGCGCCATCCAGGCGGTAGTTCGCGCGGGTGACGAAGTGATCGTCCTCGATCCCTGCTACGACAGCTACGAACCTTCGGTGGAGCTGGCCGGCGGCCGCTGCGTGCATGTGCCCCTGGCGCTGCCGGGCTTCTCCATCGATTGGCAGCGCATGCGCGAGGCGCTCAGTCCGCGTACCCGCATGATCATTATCAACAGTCCGCACAACCCCACCGGCGCGCTGATTTCCCGCGCCGAACTGGATCAGTTGGCCGAGCTGATCCGGGGCCGCGACATCTACCTGGTGTCGGATGAAGTCTACGAGCACCTGGTGTTCGGCGGCGTCAGCCACGTCAGCGTGCTAGCCCACGACGAACTCTACGCCCGCGCCTTCGTGGTCAGCTCCTTCGGCAAGACCTATCACGTCACCGGCTGGAAGACCGGCTACGTGGTGGCGCCGCCGGCGCTGTCCGCCGAACTGCGCAAGGTTCACCAGTACGTGAACTTCTGCGGTGTCACTCCGCTGCAGTGGGCGCTGGCGGACTTCATGGCCGCGCACCCGGAGCACCTGGCCGAGCTGCCGGCTTTCTACCAGGGCAAGCGTGACCTGTTCTGCGACCTGCTGGCCGGCTCGCGATTCCGTTTCACCCGCGCCGCCGGTACCTACTTCCAGTTGGTGGACTACAGCGCCATCCGCGACGACCTGGACGATGTGGCCATGTCCGAGTGGCTGACCCGCGAACACGGCGTGGCCGCCATTCCGGTCTCGGTGTTCTACCAGCAGCCGCCCAAGGACCTGCGGCTGGTGCGCTTCTGCTTCGCCAAACGTGAGGAGACGCTGCGCCAGGCGGCGGAAAAACTATGCGCGATCTGA